The genomic region GTGAGCTGTTCGGAGACTTCCTCGACAACGAGCGCTTTCAGCCCGGTTGCGTCACTCATCGGTCCCACCTCGTCGCAGTCGGCTGCGGTGCAGAGCCGTCCTCACGGGTTATTCCTCCGTTTCCTCGTCCCCATCGTCGTCCGATTCGTCTGATGCTTCCGATCCCTTCGCGTCGTCTGTCTCGTCGTCGCCACTGTCTGCGTCGTCGTCGGCCTCTTGCTCGTCCGTCCCCTCCTCAGCGTCCGATTCCGACTCCTCGTCTTCCGCCGCCTCCTCATCCTCTCCAGACTCCTCGCCTTCTGTATCGTCGTCGGGCTCTTCGTCGCCGGCCTCTTCGTCTTCTGCCGACTCCTCACCCTCGGCTGCCTCTTCGTCCTCCTCGGCTTCCACATCGTCGTCGCTGAACAGCTCCTCAACCAGCATCGACCCCAACGTGCGGCCGAGGGACTCGCCGATCTTCCGGCCGACGAGTGCGCCGACCTGTGCGCCGAGGGCGGCGCCGAGCGGTTCGTCCTCGTCGATTTCACCCTCCCACTGCGTCCCTTCGAGGAGTTCGTCGACGTCGATGTTCTCGGTGATCTTCTCGTAGTCGATCCGCTGTGTCAATGTCTGGTCACTCATGAGTGGGCCTCCTGAGATTCTGCGGGGGCGTCGGCGTCCGTCTCGGCCTCGTTTTCCGGTTCGAGTTGGTCAAGTAACTGTTCGAGCGCGCTGCTGACGATTGTAGCGATGATCTCTTCGAGCGGGAACCCCGGCACGAGTCCGGCGAGCCCGGACTTGAGCCGGCCGAGGATCGACGGTCGATCGCTCTCCTCCCCGGTGTCTTCCTCGTCCGTGGCCTCCTCGTCCTCCGCGGCTTCTTCGTCGGCTTCGCTCTCTTCTCCCTCGTCCGATCCGAGGCCGAGCAGCGACGCGGGTGCCCCGAGGAGCGACTGCAGCCAGGACATTGGCTTTCCGGCGAGATTTCGAAGTCCGCCCACGGTCCGGTCTTTCAGCCCCTGGAGCCACGATAGCGGCGTTTTGAGGAGGGATTTGGCACTCCCGAGCATCGACTTGACGCGATCTGCCACGGTGCTCGGTCCGTCTAGCAGTCCGGTCACGGTCGAGAGGAGGTTGCCGAGCAGGTTGCTCTCGCCTGGCCGCGCCGAGACGTCGAGGGTCACTGGATTCAGGTTCACCTCGAGACCGAGGAGATCCAAGAAGAGTCCGTCGAGGTCGAGGTGAAGGACGCCTGATGCGTCGTCGCCTTCGTAGACGTCTTCGGCATCCTCGACGTGGTACTCGTCCTCCTCGTTCTCTTCACTCCCGCCGCCTTCGTCTTTGCTCTCCTCGCCTTCGTCTTCCGCCTCGTCTTCGCTTTCGTCTTCTGCCTCGTCTTCGCTTGCGCTCTCGCCGTCTTCCGCCTCGTCCTCGCTCTCGTCGTCCGCTGCAGACTCACTCTCCGGTTCGTCGTCATCGCCCTCTGCAGAGTCGGACTCGACCACCTGTCCACCGTCTGGAATTGCGCGCGGCGACGCATCCGCGCGGCCGGCGGAGACGGATCCGGCAGGTGGCGGGTGTGAATCCTCGTCGAAGCCATCCTCTCCGTAGCCGAGTGTCATTATCCGGACCTATCCACACTAGTCGGCGTTGTCGTGGTTTCCCTTGCGTGTGCGACCACTGCTGGTACGTAGGGCGGACACGGTGGACCCTGGCCAAGGAGCGGGTGCGTTCGAGTGCGCCGAATCGGACAAATCGCGGGCGTTATATCGCCCCTGTCCTAACGGTCGATATGGACCGCCGCGTCTACCTCGCTGGGCTTGCCAGCGCGTCCACGGCTGCCCTGGCGGGCTGTTCGACCGTTCTGAGCGCGTTCGATAGTGAGCCCTGCGACGGAGACAACTGTGACATCGGGATGACCCGAACCGAGTTCGTCCCCGAGGAGTACACGGTGAGCGCTGGTGACACCGTCGTCTGGAAGAACACCAGCGAGGCAGACCACACAGTCACGGCCTACGAAAACGTTCGGTTCGAAGAGGAGGGCGCGGAGTACTTCGCAACCGGGGGATACGACGACTTCGACACCGCCTTCGAGGAGTTCTGGGGCTCCAGAGGGGGGCGGCTCGGCACGCAGGAGACGTTCGAGCACACCTTCGACGTGCCTGGGACGTACAGCTACGTCTGTCTTCCCCACGAGGAAGGCGGTATGATCGGCACCATCCACGTCGAGTAGACCGCTCTGCGACCAGCAATCCTGTCAGCTACTCACGTTCGGCGAGCGAACGACGAACGCTTTCCTGACTGCGGTGCTACCCGACAGCCGCGGTGGTATCCGTCTCGTCGCGAAAAATCGTCGTCTTCGAAACCGTTAGTCGTCGGTTGCGACGTCGTCCTCGTCGACGCTGACGGAGGTCGCCTCCTCTTCGGCGACTTCCTCGGGGCGAGCCTCGAGGGTCGTCTTCTGGATCTCGACGCGGCGCAGCGGGTAGATCGTCTTCGCCTCGCCGTAGATCGCCGAGGAGAGGCGTCCTTCGACGACGCTGTCGATGAGTTCCTCGAAGTCGCGTTCGGCTGCGGCCTCTTTGACCATCTTGACCATCTGGTCGCGGATGGCCTTCTCCTGGCTCGCGTCGGCCTTTTTCGTCGTGAAGGCGACGGGCTGGATCTGGACGCGGTAGTCGTCCGTCGTCAGGACGGTGACGTAGGCCTCGATCTTCGAGGCGCCACGTCGAACCAGCGATCGCAGGTAGTCACGGGTGAGCGCGTGCTCTTTGAACTCCGTGTATGCCGCGTCGCTGCCGACGTCCGTAATCTTGAACGTGAGCTTCGTGTTGTTCTCGCTGGCGTTGTTCGTGAGTTCGCCAAGCGTCGTTTCGATGGTTCGGTCGTACACCTTCTCGGGCTCGTCCGCAGGGGTCTCGCCGAGTTCCTGTCGGTCGAACTGCTCCGGTGCGTGGACGGTGTACCACCGCTTCTCCTGTTTCGCACGTGAAACTGATCGTTCACTCATTGTGTGTCGTGTCTGTGTTGGTCTCTGTGGCGGCGGTCGAGGTCGCGTCGGTCGCGTCCGCCTCTCCGTCCGCCGGGTTGGTTGCGTGCTGTGCGACTCGCGTTGCGACGTCGAGATTGACGACGTAGTCGTCGACTGTGGCGTGGAGTCCGGCGGTCGTCTCGCGGTCGATCCGCGTGACCACCGCGCCGTCGGATTCGGTTCGATCGGTCACGGAATCGGTCTCCTCGCCGCCCTCGACGGTCGTCACCATCTCGGCGGTGTTGTCGGGGGCGAGCGCGTGGGCGACGGCCTCGGGGTCGTCGTGGGCCGTCCGAATCGTCGCGCGTCTGGTCGGCGTCATAGTGCTCCCCTCGTCGCGTCGATGAGCGTTTGCTTGTCGCCGTCTCGGTCGTATCGTACGTGTCCGCCTCGGCTGCCAGGATCGCACTCGCACTCGACGTCACCCTCGCGGAGTTCGTCGGTGACCCCCGCGAAGATCGGGCCAACGGATGAGCCATCTCGAACCGCGAACGCGGCCTCGCCGTCGCCGACTACGAGCGTAACCGGCTCCGGCGACCGGTAGTCGGCCGCCAGCCGAGCGACGCTTTCGACCGAGCCGTCGTCGACGTCGACGACGAACAGGCCGTCGTATCGGCCGGTCCGGGCCCCGTCGAGGGCGGCGTGGACACGCCGACCGTGGGCGCGCCACGCTGTAAGCGCCGGCTCTGCGGCCTGGTGTCCCATCGCCAGCGCAACGCCGGTTCCGGGCTCGACTCGGGCGACCGCATCGAGAACGTCGGCATACCCGCCGACCGTCTCGAACGGTGCCGACAGCGTCGCGTACGGTCGAACGGCAGTCGACACCGAGCGTGCGGCCCGGTCGGTCGCGCCGTCTGTCGCAACCGCGTCGATAGCGGCCAGCGAGGCGACGGCACGGTGTGTCTCATCCGACTCCGGATCGTCTGCGACCGCGTCGGAAAATGCCTCGCGCGTCGCCTCGATGTCGCCGGACCACGGAGCCCGGATACGTGTCGAGTGTGCGAGGCCGTCGATCGGGTCCGCTGTCGGTACCGCGACGCCGGGACGGCGCTCAATCGTACCCGCTTCGTGGGCCGCCTCGAGCAGCGCCTCGACTTCGGCGGCGCCGGGGTCGACGCCAGCGGCGACACTGCCGGCGAGTGCCAGTACGGGATCGGGCGCTCCGCCGAGTTCCCGTGCCAGTTCCCAGGCCGCCAGAGAGACGGGTCCCGCTGTCGGGTCGAGCGCCGGCGAATCGACGTTCGAGCGTCCGATTCGAAGGACGACGTCGTCTTCGGAGCCGGTGGACTGACCGTTCTCGCGGTCGGGTTCACCGTTTCCGAACGACCTCTCTGTTGGCCGGCCGACGGACACCTGAAACGGCACGCCGCCGTCTGCGAGCGCGGTCGCGAGCAGGCCGCCTGCGGCGATTGCGTCGCCGTCCGGTCGTGCGAGCAGCCTGACGAAGCCGGCGCTCTCGAGCGCGTCGGCGATCGGGGCTGGTGCGAGGCGACCGTCGGCGGACATGCGTACTTACTCCTCGAGCAGGTCCTTCGCCGTTTCGTAGGAGTACGTGAACTCGGGCTCGAGCTGGTTGCCGCGGTAGTACGCGACCAGTCGACGCACCTTCGACTCCGTGTTCTGCAGCGAGCGCTTGTTCTGGGCGTCCTGGGGGTTCTCCTGGACGTGCTCTCGCAGGCGGATCGCCCGCTCCATCAGCTTTCGGAGGTCCTCCGGAAGCTCGGTGCCGGCGTCGTTTTCGTCTAAGATCTCGGTGATTTTCTTGCCGGTCGCGAGCGAGACGTCCGGAACCGGGGTTCCGGTGACGCCCTCGTCGCGCAGCTTCATCCCGATCTGACTCGGGTCGTAGCCCTGCTCTGCCAGTTCGACGACCCGCGACTCTACGTCCTCGGGGTCGACGTCGCTCCACTCCGGTGGTTCGTCTGCCGTCGGCTTGTCCGATCCGGACGAGCCACGACGGCGGGTGTGCATTCGTGCCATTAGTGAGGATAGGAATCGCACTGACCGCCGTACATCCGACTCTCGTCGAAGTCGTGCACTTCCGCAATCCCAAGCCCGCAACCGCCCACACGAGCGTGCGAGACGACACGGGACAGGTCGGAGTTGCGGCCGTGCGCTTCCCATCTGAGCCTCCCGCCTCAGCGACTAAAGGGTTTCTACCTCGGTTCCGTCGGCCGTGCGCCTCCGTCTCGTAGTCCGGCCGATTCGTGGGGTTTATCTATACCCGAAGGAAAGCAGTGTTTGTAGTGCGGGCTCGTAGATCAGTGGTAGATCACTCCCTTGGCATGGGAGAGGCCCCGGGTTCAAATCCCGGCGAGTCCACTCGAAATTAAGTGGTTTTCCGAGGGTTCCGAAACCGACAGTAGGAACGCTGTTCGCCACGAATACCGCCGAATCCCCATTTCTGAGTCGTCCATTTTTAGGAGAGTCCACCACGGACCGTTGCGCACCTCGACGCCCTCGAGCGGTCAGTAGAGGGAGGTGGTCCGCATGAGTCTTAAAGAGGTCTCCCGGCACGGCGTCGAGTACCTCCCAGTCTGTGCCTACTGCGGGACCACGATCGAGACAGCAGAACGAGACTGTCCTGCGCTCGACGAGGGGGTGTGCCGGCCATGATGCGTCTCGATTCCGATCCGGTAGGCGCGAAGCGCTGTCAGGAGTGTGAGAGTCACGTTACCCCTGAGTTCCGTCGCGGCTACGGCGATCAGGACGACGTCGCACACCGGTGCCGGCGCTGCGATACTGCCGAACGCCTCTCGCAGGGCTCGGCCGCCGGCCTCGAGGTCGTCCTCGCCGACCCGCTCGACGATCCGACCCGGTTCAACAGCACACTCGAAGATCTCCCGACGCGAGTGCGGTCTGCCGTCGAATCTCGCGTCATCGCGACCGACGGAGGTGAGGACGCGTGACCGCGTTCGTTCCCGCCAACGAGTTCTACGACGTCGAGAGTCGGACCGCGGTCTCCCACCCAGCGCTGCGCGACCTCGAGGCCAACCGAGGTGAGCGCGATGACTGAGAACGAAACGAACCTCGTCGGGATGTACGTAGTTGGCGGCCTACTTCTGACGGCACTTGCCATCTCGTACGCGATGCAATTCGATGTCTCAGACCCGACGTGGTTGGATGGTTTCTTCTTCGGTTTTATCGCTGGAGGAATCCTGATGTTTGTGTTCCTGGCTGCACAGGCCTTCGCGCTCAGTAAATCGTACACCAAGGCTCTAACGGAGGTTCCTTGGGATGAGTAGCGACGTCATCGCCCGCTGGTCGGAGTACCCATTCACGTCCTACGACCGCCGCAGTAACGAGATCGAGCACCGCGTCGTCATCGAGCACTACGGCGGCGCTTGCGCGGACGTTCGTCACGAGGTCCAGTCTGTGGACGACGACTCAGTCCCCGCCGAGTGGACCGAACACGACGTGATCGAGATCCGCGAGCACGGTCTGCAGAAGATCTCCGGTCGTGTGGAGGTGCTACGTTCGTGAGCGTCACTGACCGATCGGAGGGGTCCCAATGAGCGCAGTCGATTATATCATGGCGATGCTCTGCGCGATCGCCGGGATGCTTGCGTTCCTGACGCTCGTCGAAGTGGGCGTCGATCAGGAATCCGCAGGGAACGTGCTGATGTTGATGTTTTTCGCTGGCGGGCTGCTCGCGATCAATCCGACACTCGGGAAACTGTACCGCCGATTCGCCGTGACAGACAAGGAGGGAGGTGATCGGGATGTCTGAGAGCGCCCGCTGCATCGGTTGCGACGGCCTACTTCCGCCGGATGGCGGTCTGGAGAGCGCCTTCTCCCGCGAGGATGGTCACTACTGCTACGACTGCGTAGCGACGCCCCAGATCGCCCTCGTCGGCTGCGGAAAGGCAAAGGTCGAGCTCGATCCTGGCGAGACGATCGCCGCAAAAGACCTCTATACATCGAACTACTTCCAGCTCAAACGCGAGTACGCCGAGGAGTGTTGCAACAAGTGGCGGATTCTCTCAGCGGAACACGGACTTCTCCAACCCGACGAGGAGATTGAGGCCTACGACGCGTCGCTGAAACCGAGTTCAGACAGTTACATCGGCGACTACGAGGCCGGGAAGTGGTCCGTCCAGACATCCCAGTCAATCAGCCTCTTCGCGTCCTTCCAGGCGATCCACACTCACTACGTCGTCTTGGCGGGCGAGGATTACGTGGGCCACATCGAAGAGCAACTTCAGAAACTCCGGCACGTCGCGTTCCCGTTCCGGTCGGACGACCTCGGCGGCAACGGAGACCAGATGGGATGGCTCCGTGAGGAGATTGACACCTACCACCCACCCGGCCAGGCTGACCTCGGGCACTACGCGATCGCCGACGGCGGAAGCAACGTGCGCACGGGAGGTGATCGAAATGTCTGAGAACGGCATTGACCGAATCAAGGTCGTCGGAATCCGTGAGTGTGCGCGATGCGGAAAGGTCGGAGACGATAGTGAAGAGTTCGGAGTTGAAGGGGTTGCCCGGATCGCCGGGAATCTCTGTGTCGAGTGTGTCCGCGAACTACACCCGGGAGGTGAGCGAGATGCCGAGTGACGGGACTGAGCAATTTCCGTGGGGGAAGAGAGAGTGCCATCGTCACGGAGAATTCTGTGCAGGAGAACGGATGTGCCCAGATTGCTACGATAATCTGCGCTATATGAACGACGATGCGATTGGGGTCTACCCATCACTACACGCGGCCACTGACCGTGAGAGGTCAGACAAAACCGGCGTGAAAGAAACGGAGGGCGACCGATGACGGGTGCCACCATCCCCTTCGACGCGATCTGCACCAGCTGCAAGCAGACCAAGGTCAAACACGTCCGTCCTCAGGAGGTCGGCCAGCACCCGCAGATCGATCCCGACGCGATCGACGCTTCCGAGTGCACGTCGTTCAAGCACGTCTGCTACAATTGCGAGACAGCGACCTACTGGAATCCGGTAGATGTCCTGTCGGGCCTCCTCGCGAATGATGGGGGTGACGACGAGTGAGCGACGATCGCGTCGACGACGAGTTCGACCTCCTCGAGGCCGCCGAGCCGATGGGCGCCGAAGAGGATAGCGTCGGCGGCGCGATCGACCAGGACACTCCCACCGCTGGCGGCGACCAGGCTGACGGCAGCGTCGAGCTCGAGTTCGACGAGGACGACGTCGACGAGCCCGACGCGCGCTCGGTCTGTCGGTTCTGCGAGACCGAGTTCCGGACTGTCGTCGCTGAACGCCGTCACCACTCACAGGAACGCTGTGGCGAAAAGCCCGCGTCGTTCGTCCAGGACGCACGCAAGCTGATCGATCCCCAACTCCACAAGTTCGGCGGCCAGTTCCTATTCGTTCCCGGCCTCGGTGATTTGCGTGGCTCGCAGGACGGGATGGCGCCGTATTTCGCGATCGTCTCGCAGTTCGATCACTGTCAGATGGGCGACGACGGCGAAGACGACGTCGGCACCTTCGACTCGGCTGGTGATACGTGGAAGCTGAATCACGACGAAGAGAAGGTTAAGTACTGGCCGGGAAAGATCGAGACGCGCCCTGGAGACGCCGGCGATGCGTACTACGAGTATCAGGTCAACGTCGTCGCCGACGACGCCGTCGGGCGCAAGCGCATCAACTTTCAATTCCGTCCCTCGCTGCCCGAGGCAGTGAACGTCGAGACCGGCGAGCGAATCCAATCGATGCCCGCAGATCTCCCCGAGGGCGTTCGCGTTCAAGTCGAGAGCGCGAACGTCACACCCGCGGAGATCTTCGAGGTGTTGCAGGACTTGATGCGTCAGATCGACATCGACGCCGCCTATTTCGATCCCGACAACCTCCACGATCACTCCCGCGTCACCGGCCTTGAGCTCTACGTGCGCTGCATCCGCGAGATCGTCGAGAAGCAGGTCGTCGAGACTGGCGCGCTGATGGATCGCCTCTCGCAGTTTTCGAGCGTCCGGCGCGGCCGCGGCGAGTACAAGTGGGACAACGAGGAGATAATCGGCCACCGTCACGCCGTCGCGATGAACGAAACCTCGCTCGGGAAGCTCTACCGGTCCAACGGCCACGAGGTCGGGAAGCTACTGAAGAGCTATCTGATGAAGAATCCCGAGAAGCAGGGCGGACCCACGGCGGAGCCGAAGATCGAGGTCCAGTGGAACAAGGAGTATTCGGACTACCTGGGCGGGAACGCGATTCCTTGGAGTGATCCAGAGGGTTACGACTTCGAGGACCTCCGCGACGAGCTCGACGAGTACCTCATGTTCGCGCTGAACGCAGCCGAGTTACCGCTTCGCGCTGATCCCACCGTGTACGTCCCCGACGAGTACTGGGACGTCACCGAGTCAGAGCGCGATATCCCGGTCCACGCCGATCCGACCGAGGAGCTTCGCGAGGCCGAGGAGGACCTCACGCGTGCGCAACTCGCTCGCGACGACACGACGTCGACCGATCGCGCCGTGATCAGGGCGCTGGCCGACGGCGGTCAGATGCACTACCAGCAGATCGTCGACGAGGCCGACGCCTCCTCGAGCAGCGTCTACCGCGCCGTCGATAAGTTCGGGACGCTCATCGACAAGGTTGGTCGTGGCAAGTACGATCTCGCCGACGACGTCGTCCGAAGCAAAGTCGAAGACGTGTTCGAGGCACTCGAGGACGTCACCGAGTGGGTCGAAGACGGCATCGAGGCGATCGTCGACGCCAACGACGAGATCGCCGGCGATTCCCCGCTCGCTCAGTGGGCGCGCCGGCACGGCGTTCACCTCTCCGAGCGCTACGACGAGATCGACGCTGAACTCACCGGTAGTTACTCCGAGTACGAGCTGCGTCGCGTGCTTCGGGCCGGCCTCAAGGCCGCCCGCGACACTGGAGCGAACGTCGCAGCCCGCTTCATCTCCGGGGACTTCACCTACCAGGTTGGTTCCGAGCGCCGCGAAGATCAGCATCCGTTCACGACAGCTGGCGGATCCGTGCTTGTCCTTGGTCGGTCACTTCGCTAAGGCCTGCTGAGTGGCAACACTCTTCCACGGGCTGTTTTCTGCAATCTGAGTTTTCATTTTCAGCAGATTATCCAAGCCTACTTGTGTTCAGACTCGCGAGAGACATCTGTCTGGTTGCTTCGCCCAGTGTTCGGTATCTGTCAGTTCCCACCGGTTGGGCAGCCCCCCTTAGGGCGTGTACCTAACGGTACATTCAACAAAAAACCGCGGCGGCTGCTCAAACTGCAGTTGTTCCACTCGAAGCAGTCGAAACGCACCCCGCCCCAGGTGGGCGGGTGAGCGAAAATTCTCCTTGGTCGGCCTACTGCGTGTGCCGCGATTCGAAGTGCTCCCGATCCACGTAGAGCTCGACGCCATCAAACTGGAGCACGACCGCAAGAAACAGCATGAACAGGCCCGTAACCAGGAGCTCAACACCAAGTCCTTGAAACGCGAATCCGACGATGATAAGAATCCCTCCAGTACCTAACCCAGCGCTGACGAGATTCGACGCCTCGTAGTAATCCCCGGCCGGTTGCAAGAACACATGGGCCACACGATCTCGCAGCGAGAGGTGTCTGTTCGTCGTAATCGTCTGCTCTTCAGGAGGCATCCTCAACGACCTCGTAATCAGTTATCTGCAGCGTCTCGGTCATCTCCATGAGCGCTTCGGCATCGCCGACCTTCCACGGCGGGACGATCCGGAGCCAGCTGATCCCCCAGCCGCGATGCTTCCCTGCGTGTCCGTGCAACCAGCCGAGGCTTGTCGAGATCTTCCCGCATTCCTTGCATCGGTAGATCTCGATCTCATCACTCACGCCGATCACCTCGAGGAGTGCTGAATACCCCCGCAATTTCGAGAGTTTGCCCCTGCTTTCGACCAGCCTTTGGTATGCACAGACCGGGTGTGCTCGCGCGTAATGCGTGAGGGTATTCTATTATACTCTCTCTGCGCATTATGCATAATGCAGCATCTCGACCCCGTCTGGCGATTTGTAGGCCATACCTATGCGTCATCGATCTCACCCTCGTTTATGCGCCGAGATACGGTGGCCTGATTGATCCCGACGATGTCCCCGATATCGCCTTGCGACAGGTCGGTCTGCTGATAAAGCCTCATCATCCACCAGTTGTCCCGGGCCCGCCGGGTGCGCTCTTTAGCTTTTTCGAGCGCATCCACATGCTCCGACCGATGGACGTAGTTCGACTGGGTTTTGCCCTCCTTGGACTCGACTTTCTTCCGATGCAGCTTCTTGAATTCAGGATGCCAGTCCAGTTTTGGCCACGAGATCGTCTCCGTTCGCTTCGAGTACGATTCCTCGTAGTGTTCGTTGTTCTTGAGTCGGTAGACTTTCGCCTCGCCTTTGGGCTCTCCTTTGTCGGTCTCTTGGCACTGAATCCAGTAATCGGCGCTGTCCGAGCCGATTCGCCCATCGACCCAGCCCTTCGACGGCGCTGTCATCATTCCGAATACCTGCCGG from Halobacteria archaeon AArc-dxtr1 harbors:
- a CDS encoding KEOPS complex subunit Pcc1, whose product is MTPTRRATIRTAHDDPEAVAHALAPDNTAEMVTTVEGGEETDSVTDRTESDGAVVTRIDRETTAGLHATVDDYVVNLDVATRVAQHATNPADGEADATDATSTAATETNTDTTHNE
- a CDS encoding 30S ribosomal protein S15, whose amino-acid sequence is MARMHTRRRGSSGSDKPTADEPPEWSDVDPEDVESRVVELAEQGYDPSQIGMKLRDEGVTGTPVPDVSLATGKKITEILDENDAGTELPEDLRKLMERAIRLREHVQENPQDAQNKRSLQNTESKVRRLVAYYRGNQLEPEFTYSYETAKDLLEE
- a CDS encoding exonuclease, with amino-acid sequence MSADGRLAPAPIADALESAGFVRLLARPDGDAIAAGGLLATALADGGVPFQVSVGRPTERSFGNGEPDRENGQSTGSEDDVVLRIGRSNVDSPALDPTAGPVSLAAWELARELGGAPDPVLALAGSVAAGVDPGAAEVEALLEAAHEAGTIERRPGVAVPTADPIDGLAHSTRIRAPWSGDIEATREAFSDAVADDPESDETHRAVASLAAIDAVATDGATDRAARSVSTAVRPYATLSAPFETVGGYADVLDAVARVEPGTGVALAMGHQAAEPALTAWRAHGRRVHAALDGARTGRYDGLFVVDVDDGSVESVARLAADYRSPEPVTLVVGDGEAAFAVRDGSSVGPIFAGVTDELREGDVECECDPGSRGGHVRYDRDGDKQTLIDATRGAL
- a CDS encoding 30S ribosomal protein S3ae; translation: MSERSVSRAKQEKRWYTVHAPEQFDRQELGETPADEPEKVYDRTIETTLGELTNNASENNTKLTFKITDVGSDAAYTEFKEHALTRDYLRSLVRRGASKIEAYVTVLTTDDYRVQIQPVAFTTKKADASQEKAIRDQMVKMVKEAAAERDFEELIDSVVEGRLSSAIYGEAKTIYPLRRVEIQKTTLEARPEEVAEEEATSVSVDEDDVATDD
- a CDS encoding plastocyanin/azurin family copper-binding protein, encoding MDRRVYLAGLASASTAALAGCSTVLSAFDSEPCDGDNCDIGMTRTEFVPEEYTVSAGDTVVWKNTSEADHTVTAYENVRFEEEGAEYFATGGYDDFDTAFEEFWGSRGGRLGTQETFEHTFDVPGTYSYVCLPHEEGGMIGTIHVE